DNA sequence from the Pseudoliparis swirei isolate HS2019 ecotype Mariana Trench chromosome 6, NWPU_hadal_v1, whole genome shotgun sequence genome:
atatataatttttttgtaatGCAGATCAGTAAAAGTGTATATGATAaagatatataatgtataatttcTTGTTCGAGAGCTCATGCTATCTCCATGGTCATTTTCAAAGATTATATTAAACTTCCAATAGATTTCTGTTGAAGTGGATCCAgttactcttttcttttttgagtACATTTTAGTGTGTTAGTGTTATTAAATGTTCACACAATGATGAAGGTGAGGACTTGGATGCATACTTAGACAGCATGGCTCATCGATCGATGGCGACCACACTGCAAAGGGCTGTGCCCGATTGTCTGTTCAATTTCTCAACGggttccttcctcttccatctcaaTACTGACAATGTTCGTTCTGTCCTGATGTTTActaatgttattattttgtatttgtgtgtttgtatattaagagcaacaaatacacattttgtcAGACTCCTTGAACATCTCCAGAAATGAAAGTTGATATCAGTCACCGTTGTTCATAATGTTctccctgcagatgtccagcagcaggtAGGGATTAGAGCAGAtgtcccccctgaggaccaggaccaggaggacccagagcccctccacataaaagaggagccggagcccctccacattgaagaggagccggagcccctgcACATAaaggaggagccggagcccctccacataaaagacctgcaggatctctggacccgtctagagggagatcagctcattgtgctggaggaggccgatatcgccaagttctcattcactgcTGTTACTTTGgagagtgaagatgacgaacctcagacctcacagcttcatcaaagccagacggaggacgacagagaggcggagcctccagcCGGCAGCTCAGCTACACCGATACAAACAGAAACTGATGAAGACGACTGTTGGGGTTCAGGAGACCAGGGCACCTGAGTCTGCTGCACATGCCCTGAAATATAAGGAAGCTCTTGAAACCCTGACAACAAATCCAATGGATCACTATCAAAAGTGCTCATGAGAAAGAAACCATTCTgttgtgacgagtgtgggaaaagatttacacgtcGGGGAAATCTGAAGagccacatgagagtccacacaggagagaaactattcagttgtgtCGAGTGTGGGAATagatttacagaacagggaaatctgaagagacacatgagaatccacacaggagagaaaccattcagttgtgtcGAGTGTGGGAATagatttacagaacagggaaatctgaagagccacatgagaatccacacaggggagaaaccattcagttgtgacgagtgtgggaaaagattttcaCAACAGGGAGCTCTGAAGAAACacagagtccacacaggagagaaaccattcagttgtgacgagtgtgggaaaagatttacagtacAGGAaagtctgaagagacacatgagagtccacacaggagagaaatcattcagttgtgatgtgtgtgggaACAGATGTACGCAACAGGGagatctgaagagacacatggtagtccacacaggagagaaaccattcatttgtggtgtgtgtgtgaaaagattTACAAAACAGCAAAATCTGAAGAAACacagagtccacacaggatagaATGTGTTTCTTCCAGTTGTGACAAATTTCACATGGAAGTTGTTCTCTTTCTAAtgtgtgaattaaaaaaataagtaaaatgtttttaattgtttcccATGTCATTTATTTGTCAACGAGATGGAAGACAGTGTTTTCTAATCATTTGATgaatctttattaaaaacaatgacaacatacTGAGTGTCTTTGAtggaggaaactaaaaacaaactaaaaactctGTACAAATACAtctgtatttaaaatgcattttcccTGTAAAGTTTTAAAATCTACATAAAGAGACTTTTGCAAGTTCACTTTGTGCTACGGAAACTTTGTTACACTTTCCCTTTCAGATCCCATTGTTTTGTATAATTCTCAAGAAATACATTTCTATGTAACTATAAACTCACAGGAAGATTCTTGTAAAAGATTTGATGGATAGTTAGCGGGAAAGTAGACTCTTTTTAACTGCCTGTACCAATTTGTGTCTTTTGTCACCTAGAAAGCCATTTAATGTAGTTGTACTATTGGCTAAAGGCAAGCAAATAGTTTaaaatacagtgggtacggaaagtattcagacccctttaaaatgttcactctttgttttagtgcagccatttgctaaaatcaaaaaagtaattaattgtATGTCTCATTCATGTCACTCAgctccatcttgacagaaaaaaacaaatgtagacatttttgcaaatttattaaaaaagaaaaactgaaatctcCCATGGTGCTCAGTCTTCCGAGTCTCAGTGGTGAGTAGAACCTTGGAGCTCTACAGCAGGAGTCTtctagggcagtggttctcaaatgggggtccgcgtacccctgggggtacgtgaaggcactccagggggtacgtgagattttttaaaaatctatttaaaattagcatccattcgaaaatcctttaaaaatagttatttaataaatattcaataaaacacaagtgtaagttcataaactgaattgtatattaagtaggcaattt
Encoded proteins:
- the LOC130194811 gene encoding gastrula zinc finger protein XlCGF57.1-like gives rise to the protein MRKKPFCCDECGKRFTRRGNLKSHMRVHTGEKLFSCVECGNRFTEQGNLKRHMRIHTGEKPFSCVECGNRFTEQGNLKSHMRIHTGEKPFSCDECGKRFSQQGALKKHRVHTGEKPFSCDECGKRFTVQESLKRHMRVHTGEKSFSCDVCGNRCTQQGDLKRHMVVHTGEKPFICGVCVKRFTKQQNLKKHRVHTG